In Frondihabitans sp. PAMC 28766, a genomic segment contains:
- a CDS encoding DUF5719 family protein → MNSRRVVRTGIRAAIGVVALAVGAVVVVSASAVPLPSLAETPAGRLVKPVALDQQRVCSGSLLRLAGDSGASATTVTAIGAANTVTGAGDSVTPTTGTLKGADGASSHPQSVTAKATDEKVPQVAGSQSQSVAETDLRGFAVAPCAEPTSSTWLVGGSTETGRTTLIDLVNPSDVNSTVDLNVFAENGAVDGPGLQGIVVAPRSQKLVPLSGFQTGLVSPVVHVTSRGGLIAASLQVGVVRTLEAGGADIVSASAAPSKVVTVPGIVIRDGAEVQAKTGQAGYADLKSILRTFVPGTTNAQVTVQLATANGTGTTFTATAEAGRVTDVSLDGLADGLYTATVRSSQPVVAGARTSSIAPDGGIDVAWTGGAPSLGTDTMFTVAPGQNIQLSLSNPTAKAITTTLAHVGGTGKSTSTTISVPANSLSVVRLQPGSVMTLTKASGLHGAVSYAGAGQIAAYALFGPTAAASPVTVYP, encoded by the coding sequence ATGAATAGCCGCCGCGTCGTCCGCACCGGAATCCGCGCAGCGATCGGCGTCGTGGCTCTCGCCGTCGGCGCCGTCGTCGTCGTCAGCGCTTCGGCCGTCCCGCTGCCGAGCCTCGCCGAGACCCCGGCGGGTCGCCTCGTGAAACCGGTCGCGCTCGACCAGCAGCGCGTCTGCTCGGGGTCGCTGCTGCGCCTCGCGGGCGACAGCGGCGCCTCAGCGACCACCGTCACGGCGATCGGGGCGGCCAACACGGTGACCGGCGCCGGCGACTCGGTCACACCCACCACCGGCACGCTGAAGGGGGCCGACGGCGCCTCGTCGCACCCCCAGTCGGTCACCGCGAAGGCGACCGACGAAAAGGTTCCGCAGGTCGCAGGATCCCAGAGCCAGAGCGTCGCCGAGACCGACCTGCGCGGGTTCGCCGTGGCCCCCTGCGCCGAGCCGACGTCGTCGACGTGGCTCGTCGGCGGCTCCACCGAGACCGGCCGCACCACCCTCATCGACCTCGTCAACCCCTCCGACGTCAACTCGACGGTCGACCTGAACGTCTTCGCCGAGAATGGCGCCGTCGACGGCCCTGGCCTCCAGGGCATCGTCGTCGCCCCGCGCAGCCAGAAGTTGGTGCCGCTCTCCGGGTTCCAAACCGGGCTCGTGTCGCCGGTGGTTCACGTCACCAGCCGCGGCGGCCTCATCGCGGCGTCGCTGCAGGTGGGCGTCGTCCGCACTCTCGAGGCCGGTGGCGCCGACATCGTGAGTGCGTCGGCGGCACCGTCGAAAGTGGTGACGGTGCCCGGCATCGTGATCCGCGACGGGGCGGAGGTGCAGGCCAAGACCGGGCAGGCGGGCTACGCCGACCTGAAGTCGATCCTCCGCACCTTCGTGCCGGGCACGACCAATGCCCAGGTGACGGTGCAGCTGGCGACGGCCAACGGCACCGGTACGACCTTCACCGCCACGGCCGAGGCGGGTCGGGTCACCGACGTCTCGCTCGACGGGCTGGCCGACGGGCTCTACACGGCGACGGTGCGCTCGTCGCAGCCGGTGGTCGCCGGGGCTCGTACATCGAGCATCGCACCCGACGGTGGGATCGACGTGGCGTGGACGGGCGGGGCGCCGAGCCTCGGCACCGACACGATGTTCACGGTCGCGCCGGGGCAGAACATCCAGCTCTCGCTGTCGAACCCGACAGCCAAGGCGATCACGACCACTCTGGCGCACGTCGGCGGCACCGGCAAGAGCACCTCGACGACGATCTCGGTGCCCGCCAACTCGTTGTCCGTCGTGCGCCTGCAACCCGGTTCGGTGATGACGCTGACCAAGGCCAGCGGTCTTCACGGAGCCGTCAGCTACGCCGGTGCGGGGCAGATCGCGGCATACGCGCTCTTCGGCCCGACCGCCGCGGCGTCCCCGGTGACCGTCTACCCGTGA
- a CDS encoding metallopeptidase family protein has product MATPPRARPTGRAASRDRHGRGLRSSAAGPHLPFLRTRVDLFDDIVAQTAQYLKELWPDELEDVTFEIAGLPSGRPERSFERWHVDAIRRTVTLYRLPIERLARTRESRQAVDAEWDHRVLVEGYVFRAVGDLMGKDPWDLAPDRYRQ; this is encoded by the coding sequence ATGGCCACGCCCCCACGCGCACGCCCCACGGGGCGAGCGGCTTCGCGCGATCGTCACGGCCGAGGCCTGCGCTCGTCGGCAGCCGGCCCGCACCTGCCCTTCCTGCGGACGCGCGTCGACCTGTTCGACGACATCGTCGCGCAGACGGCGCAATATTTGAAAGAGCTGTGGCCCGACGAGCTTGAGGACGTCACGTTCGAGATCGCCGGCCTGCCCTCCGGTCGGCCCGAGCGCTCGTTCGAGCGGTGGCACGTCGACGCGATCCGGCGCACGGTCACGCTCTACCGCCTGCCGATCGAGCGCCTCGCCCGCACACGCGAATCGCGACAGGCGGTCGACGCCGAGTGGGATCACCGCGTGCTCGTCGAGGGCTACGTCTTCCGGGCCGTCGGCGACCTCATGGGCAAGGACCCCTGGGACCTCGCCCCCGACCGCTACCGCCAGTAG
- a CDS encoding metal-sensitive transcriptional regulator, which produces MQHGYSGDKDQILKRLKRAEGQVRGLQRMVEDDTYCIDILTQVSAATRALETVALQLLDDHLAHCVAEAVAEGGDVADQKVREASAAIARLVRS; this is translated from the coding sequence GTGCAACACGGATACAGCGGCGACAAAGACCAGATCCTCAAGCGGCTGAAGCGGGCCGAGGGCCAGGTGCGGGGCCTCCAGCGCATGGTCGAAGACGATACGTACTGCATCGACATCCTGACTCAGGTCAGCGCCGCCACGAGGGCACTCGAGACCGTCGCCCTGCAACTGCTCGACGACCACCTGGCGCACTGCGTCGCCGAAGCCGTGGCCGAGGGCGGCGACGTCGCCGACCAGAAGGTGCGCGAGGCCTCCGCCGCGATCGCCCGGCTCGTTCGCAGCTAA
- a CDS encoding glycerophosphoryl diester phosphodiesterase membrane domain-containing protein, with protein MIPLRPLQVGDVLRGSFGVIRRSLRTTVGTALLFVLLMFVVFGGLFAAVFAVVFVPASHHQAPSVGAIVGVAALFVFAVVVVWVGEAVLLGVLTLAAARQVVGERVRLPALLRQARGRIRALTGFFLLIGAAAFVAFAVIGGLSALLIASGTTGGAAGGGALFVVGFIALEVAAVWIGVKLCLVPSVLMLERRPLRAAIARSWRLTRHRFWPTLGTILLVGLIIYGATLIVTIPFSFAGSFSVGISGHVGSSHTTVSAPDWNMFKTYGILLGIGQLVSAVVTAIGLALETAAVALVYVDLRIRAERLDVQLVRYTEQRDAGQEGLPDPFAAPDPGAAAAPLN; from the coding sequence GTGATCCCCCTCCGCCCCCTGCAGGTCGGCGACGTCCTCCGCGGCTCCTTCGGGGTGATCCGCCGCAGCCTCCGCACGACGGTCGGCACGGCCCTGCTGTTCGTGCTGCTGATGTTCGTCGTCTTCGGCGGTCTCTTCGCTGCCGTCTTCGCCGTGGTCTTCGTGCCGGCGTCGCATCACCAGGCGCCGTCGGTCGGGGCGATTGTCGGCGTCGCAGCGCTCTTCGTCTTCGCCGTCGTCGTCGTCTGGGTCGGCGAGGCGGTCCTCCTGGGGGTGCTCACGCTGGCCGCCGCGCGACAGGTCGTCGGCGAGCGGGTGCGGCTGCCGGCCCTCCTGCGGCAGGCGAGGGGCCGCATCCGCGCGCTGACCGGCTTCTTCCTGCTGATCGGCGCCGCGGCCTTCGTCGCGTTCGCCGTGATCGGCGGCCTGTCGGCTCTCCTGATCGCCAGCGGCACGACAGGCGGTGCGGCCGGCGGCGGCGCCCTCTTCGTAGTCGGATTCATCGCCCTGGAGGTGGCGGCCGTCTGGATCGGCGTCAAGCTGTGCCTCGTGCCCAGCGTCCTGATGCTCGAGCGTCGGCCGCTGCGTGCGGCGATCGCCCGGTCGTGGCGCCTCACCCGGCACCGCTTCTGGCCGACGCTCGGCACGATCCTGCTCGTCGGCCTGATCATCTACGGCGCGACTCTTATCGTCACGATTCCGTTCTCGTTCGCGGGGTCGTTCAGCGTCGGCATCAGCGGCCACGTGGGGTCGTCTCACACCACGGTCTCCGCGCCCGACTGGAACATGTTCAAGACCTACGGCATCCTCCTCGGCATCGGACAGCTCGTCTCGGCCGTCGTCACAGCGATCGGCCTCGCGCTCGAAACGGCTGCCGTCGCGCTCGTCTACGTCGACCTGCGGATCCGCGCAGAGCGCCTGGACGTGCAGCTGGTGCGATACACCGAGCAGCGCGACGCCGGGCAGGAGGGGCTGCCCGATCCGTTCGCGGCCCCTGATCCTGGTGCCGCGGCGGCACCGCTGAATTAG
- a CDS encoding phosphomannomutase/phosphoglucomutase, whose amino-acid sequence MTSETPLDLTAFVKTYDVRGLVGSQLTPEVVEAFGAAFADEIAASSPDATEIVVGHDMRDSSPTFAAAFGAGATARGANVTLLGLCSTDETYFASGSRNAPAAMFTASHNPATYNGIKFSRAGAQGISLDTGLSSIRDRASGFLASGISSVDSPGTVTPFDALPSYASYLRSLVDLSSIRPIKIVVDAGNGMGGLTVPAVLGTAAGLPKLPIEIIPLYFELDGTFPNHEANPLEPANLVDLQKAVVEHGADLGLAFDGDADRCFVVDEKGDAVTPSAVAAIVAVREIARVRALDPTAPISVIHNLITSRAVPEAIVNAGANPVRTRVGHSLIKDEMKATGAIFGGEHSAHYYFRDFWGADNGMLAALHVLAEFGSGTAPLSQLTDRYTPYSASGEINSTVTDVPAAYARIVDAYSGVGEFDELDGLTVSGTDGSGEFWWFNVRPSNTEPLLRLNAEAATPAGMERVRDTVLALIRA is encoded by the coding sequence ATGACTTCTGAGACGCCGTTAGACCTCACCGCCTTCGTCAAGACGTACGACGTTCGAGGCCTGGTGGGCTCGCAGCTCACGCCCGAAGTCGTCGAGGCCTTCGGTGCCGCCTTCGCCGACGAGATCGCAGCCTCGTCGCCCGATGCCACCGAGATCGTCGTCGGCCACGACATGCGCGACTCCTCGCCGACCTTCGCCGCAGCGTTCGGCGCCGGCGCCACGGCTCGAGGGGCGAACGTCACGCTGCTCGGTCTCTGCTCGACCGACGAGACCTACTTCGCGTCGGGGTCTCGCAACGCCCCCGCGGCCATGTTCACGGCGAGCCACAACCCGGCCACCTACAACGGCATCAAGTTCTCACGAGCGGGCGCTCAGGGCATCAGCCTCGACACCGGGCTCTCGTCGATCCGTGACCGCGCCTCAGGGTTCCTCGCCTCCGGCATCTCGTCGGTCGACTCGCCCGGCACGGTGACCCCGTTCGACGCACTGCCGTCGTACGCCTCGTACCTGCGCTCGCTGGTCGACCTCTCGTCGATCCGGCCCATCAAGATCGTCGTCGACGCCGGCAACGGTATGGGCGGCCTCACGGTGCCCGCCGTCCTCGGCACGGCCGCCGGCCTGCCCAAGCTGCCCATCGAGATCATCCCGCTCTACTTCGAGCTCGACGGCACCTTCCCCAACCACGAGGCGAACCCGCTCGAGCCGGCGAACCTCGTCGACCTGCAGAAGGCCGTCGTCGAGCACGGCGCCGACCTCGGGCTGGCCTTCGACGGCGACGCCGACCGCTGCTTCGTGGTCGACGAGAAGGGCGACGCCGTCACCCCGTCGGCCGTGGCCGCGATCGTGGCCGTGCGCGAGATCGCGCGGGTGCGTGCCCTGGATCCCACCGCTCCGATCTCCGTCATCCACAACCTGATCACGTCTCGCGCAGTGCCCGAGGCGATCGTGAACGCCGGGGCGAACCCCGTCCGCACCCGCGTCGGGCACTCGTTGATCAAAGACGAGATGAAGGCCACCGGCGCGATCTTCGGCGGCGAGCACTCGGCGCACTACTACTTCAGAGACTTCTGGGGCGCCGACAACGGCATGCTCGCAGCCCTGCACGTGCTGGCCGAGTTCGGCTCGGGCACGGCGCCGCTGTCGCAGCTCACCGACCGGTACACGCCCTACTCCGCCTCGGGCGAGATCAACTCGACCGTCACCGACGTGCCCGCGGCGTACGCGCGCATCGTCGACGCGTACTCGGGCGTGGGCGAGTTCGACGAGCTCGACGGCCTCACCGTCTCGGGCACCGACGGCTCGGGCGAGTTCTGGTGGTTCAACGTGCGCCCCTCGAACACCGAGCCGCTGCTGCGCCTGAACGCCGAGGCCGCAACCCCCGCCGGCATGGAGCGCGTGCGCGACACCGTGCTCGCGCTCATCCGCGCGTAG
- a CDS encoding DUF3499 family protein has translation MATLTYDYADSMAVVGPLSSTVEPHGYDLCEKHAERLSAPQGWQVVRHVVLGNDF, from the coding sequence GTGGCGACTCTCACGTACGACTACGCCGATTCGATGGCGGTCGTGGGCCCTCTGAGCAGCACGGTCGAGCCGCACGGCTACGACCTGTGCGAGAAGCACGCCGAGCGGCTGAGTGCGCCGCAGGGGTGGCAGGTCGTGCGGCATGTAGTTTTGGGGAATGACTTCTGA